The nucleotide sequence TGTGCCTATATAACCTACAATGCCACACATAATTAATTTTCTTTAGTGTAATAAATTTCCAATCTCATTTTTAAATCGCTGTTTGATGCATTTGGCCCGTGAATAATTGTTCCAAACGGATTCATAGTAGCGGTTAAGGGTATTGTTTTCGTTGTAGCTTTTAATGGATTCATTGCTGTTAACGAAATGTCGCTTGCAACAACCAATCCTAAAGGTACATTGGTAGAATCTTTTGTTATTAAATTGTTGATGTGATCTGTTATTCTAAATTGGTATTTGTGTACCGATTTGTTTGTTTTGTTTAAGAATCCACCAAAAATTGGTTTTCCGGTAGTTGATGTATCGCTTAAATAATCGGCAATTACTTTGTTGTTTTTGTAATCATACAAATACAGTTGTTTGGGCACTGCGATGGTATCTAATCCCATTGCAGAATGATCCACATATAAGGTGAGCAATGCCTGATTCACCAACCATTTATTGTTGATAATAGTTTCTAATTCATCTGCTTTTCCGCTGCCATCGGCGTCGTTTCCAAATAGCGAAAGAGTTGCAAATGTGCTGTTTCCGCCGCCTTTTATCCACAGATTTCCTACCGAATTATTATCTAAATCGAAATTGTTTTCTAATAAATTCACGGTGGTTGCTGTTATCGGAGCAGATTGTTTATCATCATAACCAATACGAAACTCATACGTTTTGCGTTCGCGTTTTGGCTGATTGGTGTTGGCGTCTATTTCACCGTCTTGTTTATAAACGAAAACTACTTTTCCGCGGCTTAAGTTCAATTGTGCCAATGCATTTTGGCTGAAATTATCTTCCACTTCAAAATACAACCCACGGAAATATTCTTTTAAAAGTCCGTTATTTAATAAGGATTTGTATTTATTGTTTGCAAAGAATTTTTCTTGAAAATAATTCTTGTCTAGATCTAACCAAACCCCTGGCGCCAAACGTTCTTTTACTTTTTGCTTACCATCAACCATTTGTGGGGTTC is from Paenimyroides aestuarii and encodes:
- a CDS encoding DUF4270 domain-containing protein; this translates as MRRKSIAQFVVLSVLSVTAISCEQDFTEMGAEVIDSDQFGFEKYLVQNIETTNSEAGIANTRNLPLNNLGVYTHSAFGKTTAHFVTQIEMKNNSDLTSFGENPVLDSVYVYIPFTSSVSATDSDGNRSFNVSDVYGNGKFTLNVYENGYFLRTTDPNNNFETQFYYADEKNIFDQNKKGLAGSNRLNNSTNTAQNTEFAFNKNEIKLYAYNADGTPQMVDGKQKVKERLAPGVWLDLDKNYFQEKFFANNKYKSLLNNGLLKEYFRGLYFEVEDNFSQNALAQLNLSRGKVVFVYKQDGEIDANTNQPKRERKTYEFRIGYDDKQSAPITATTVNLLENNFDLDNNSVGNLWIKGGGNSTFATLSLFGNDADGSGKADELETIINNKWLVNQALLTLYVDHSAMGLDTIAVPKQLYLYDYKNNKVIADYLSDTSTTGKPIFGGFLNKTNKSVHKYQFRITDHINNLITKDSTNVPLGLVVASDISLTAMNPLKATTKTIPLTATMNPFGTIIHGPNASNSDLKMRLEIYYTKEN